In Archocentrus centrarchus isolate MPI-CPG fArcCen1 chromosome 16, fArcCen1, whole genome shotgun sequence, a single window of DNA contains:
- the LOC115794189 gene encoding 14-3-3 protein zeta/delta-like — protein MSEAPQQELVQKAKLAEQAERYDDMAALMKSVTEEGQELSNEERNLLSVAYKNVVGARRSSWRVISSIEQKTEGSEKKGAMAKEYREKIEKELKEICNDVLGLLDKYLIPNATAAESKVFYLKMKGDYYRYLAEVATGDDKKSIISSSQEAYQAAFDISKKEMQPTHPIRLGLALNFSVFYYEILNTPEEACKLAKQAFDDAIAELDTLSEDSYKDSTLIMQLLRDNLTLWTSDNQGEGEDSEPRD, from the exons ATGTCGGAGGCACCTCAGCAGGAACTCGTGCAAAAGGCCAAGCTAGCCGAGCAGGCTGAGCGTTATGACGACATGGCTGCGCTGATGAAGTCTGTGACAGAGGAAGGCCAGGAGCTGTCAAACGAGGAGCGCAACCTGTTGTCAGTGGCCTACAAGAATGTGGTGGGCGCCCGTCGGTCCTCATGGCGTGTGATATCCAGCATTGAGCAGAAGACCGAGGGGTCTGAAAAGAAGGGAGCCATGGCCAAGGAGTACCGGGAGAAGATTGAGAAAGAGCTGAAAGAAATCTGCAATGATGTGCTG GGTCTCTTGGACAAGTATCTCATTCCaaatgcaacagcagcagagagtAAAGTCTTTTACTTGAAAATGAAAGGAGATTACTATCGCTACTTAGCGGAGGTGGCTACAGGAGATGACAAGAAAA gCATCATTTCAAGTTCACAGGAAGCCTACCAAGCCGCCTTTGATATcagcaaaaaagaaatgcagccCACGCACCCAATCCGTCTTGGTCTTGCCCttaatttctctgttttctacTATGAGATCCTCAATACGCCTGAAGAAGCCTGCAAGCTTGCCAAACAG GCCTTTGATGATGCCATTGCAGAGCTTGACACCCTGAGTGAAGACTCGTACAAAGACAGCACACTAATCATGCAGCTATTGAGAGATAACTTGACA ctgtggaCCTCGGATAACCAGGGTGAGGGCGAGGATTCGGAGCCAAGAGATTGA
- the LOC115794090 gene encoding polyadenylate-binding protein 1-like, translating into MNPSAPSYPMASLYVGDLHPDVTEAMLYEKFSPAGPILSIRVCRDMITRRSLGYAYVNFQQPADAERALDTMNFDVIKGRPLRIMWSQRDPSLRKSGVGNIFIKNLDKSIDNKALYDTFSAFGNILSCKVVCDENGSKGYGFVHFETHEAAERAIEKMNGMLLNDRKVFVGRFKSRKEREAELGARAREFTNVYIKNFGEDMDDEKLKELFSKYGPALSIRVMTDESGKSKGFGFVSFERHEDAQKAVDDMNGKELNGRQVYVGRAQKKGERQNELKRKFEQMKQDRMTRYQGVNLYVKNLDDGLDDERLRKEFSPFGTITSAKVMMEGGRSKGFGFVCFSSPEEATKAVTEMNGRIVATKPLYVALAQRKEERQAHLTNQYMQRMATVRAVPNPVLNPYQPAPPSGYFMAAIPQAQNRAAYYSANQLAQLRPSPRWATQGVRPQHFQNMPNAMRPSAPRPQTLNTIRATATTNTQVPRMMASQRMPTQALSQRPANASAAAAPVRAMPQYKYAAGVRNPQQHMPSQPQVTMQQPAVHVQGQEPLTASMLAAAPPQEQKQMLGERLFPLIQNMHPSLAGKITGMLLEIDNSELLHMLESPESLRSKVDEAVAVLQAHQAKEAAQKSSTPAGVPSV; encoded by the exons ATGAATCCCAGCGCGCCTAGCTACCCGATGGCCTCCCTGTATGTGGGGGACCTGCATCCAGACGTTACCGAAGCCATGCTGTACGAGAAATTCAGCCCGGCCGGGCCTATCCTCTCCATTAGAGTATGCAGAGACATGATCACCCGCCGTTCCCTAGGCTATGCCTATGTGAACTTTCAACAGCCAGCTGATG ctgaaAGAGCTCTGGACACCATGAACTTTGATGTAATCAAAGGCAGGCCTCTCCGTATCATGTGGTCTCAGCGTGACCCTTCACTGAGGAAGAGTGGAGTGGGAAATATCTTCATCAAGAATCTGGACAAGTCCATTGATAACAAGGCCCTGTATGACACCTTCTCTGCATTTGGAAACATCTTGTCCTGCAAG GTGGTTTGTGATGAAAATGGCTCAAAGGGTTACGGCTTTGTGCACTTTGAGACCCATGAAGCTGCTGAGCGGGCCATTGAGAAAATGAACGGCATGTTGCTCAATGACAGAAAAGT ATTTGTTGGACGCTTCAAATCACGTAAAGAGCGGGAAGCTGAACTTGGGGCACGAGCCAGAGAGTTTACTAACGTTTATATCAAGAACTTTGGCGAGGACATGGATGATGAGAAGCTGAAGGAGTTGTTTAGCAAATATG GGCCTGCCCTCAGTATCCGGGTTATGACTGATGAGAGTGGCAAATCCAAGGGATTTGGCTTTGTCAGCTTCGAGAGGCACGAAGATGCCCAGAAG GCAGTAGATGACATGAATGGTAAAGAACTGAACGGCAGGCAAGTGTATGTGGGCCGTGCACAGAAAAAAGGGGAGCGGCAGAATGAGCTCAAGCGCAAATTTGAGCAGATGAAGCAGGATCGCATGACCAGATATCAG GGTGTCAATCTGTATGTGAAGAACCTGGATGATGGCCTAGATGATGAGCGTCTGCGCAAAGAGTTCTCTCCATTTGGAACCATAACAAGTGCTAAG GTGATGATGGAGGGTGGCCGCAGCAAAGGATTTGGCTTTGTGTGCTTCTCTTCCCCAGAGGAGGCCACTAAAGCTGTAACAGAGATGAATGGGCGTATTGTGGCTACAAAGCCACTGTATGTGGCCCTTGCCCAGCGGAAAGAGGAACGTCAGGCTCATCTAACCAACCAGTACATGCAAAGGATGGCCACTGTCCGAGCTGTTCCCAACCCTGTCCTTAACCCATACCAGCCTGCTCCACCCTCAGGATATTTCATGGCGGCTATCCCACAG GCCCAGAACCGTGCTGCATACTACTCTGCCAACCAGCTGGCCCAGCTCCGCCCCAGCCCTCGTTGGGCCACTCAAGGAGTGCGTCCTCAGC actTCCAGAACATGCCCAATGCTATGCGCCCATCAGCACCCAGGCCCCAGACCTTAAACACCATCCGTGCAACTGCCACCACCAACACCCAGGTCCCTCGCATGATGGCTTCCCAACGTATGC CTACCCAGGCACTCAGCCAGCGCCCTGCCAACGCTTCAGCTGCTGCGGCCCCAGTGCGTGCCATGCCCCAGTACAAATATGCTGCTGGCGTGCGCAATCCTCAGCAGCACATGCCCTCCCAGCCACAGGTCACAATGCAGCAG CCGGCTGTCCATGTCCAAGGACAGGAGCCTCTGACTGCCTCCATGCTGGCTGCTGCCCCACCTCAGGAACAAAAGCAGATGCTGG GTGAGCGTCTGTTCCCCCTGATCCAGAACATGCACCCCAGCCTGGCTGGCAAGATCACCGGTATGCTTCTGGAGATTGACAACTCAGAGCTGCTTCACATGCTTGAGTCACCTGAGTCACTGCGCTCAAAG gtgGATGAGGCTGTTGCTGTGCTCCAGGCCCACCAGGCCAAGGAGGCTGCTCAGAAGTCCTCCACCCCTGCTGGTGTTCCCAGCGTCTAA
- the LOC115795140 gene encoding zinc finger protein 706 produces MARGHQKFQSQQKNAKKQAEIKKSKGHDQKAAAKAALVYTCTVCRTQMPDPKTFKQHFESKHPKSPMPPELAGVEA; encoded by the exons ATGGCCCGTGGGCACCAAAAGTTCCAGTCCCAGcagaaaaatgccaaaaagcAGGCGGAGATCAAGAAGAGTAAAGGCCATGACCAGAAGGCTGCAGCTAAGGCTGCTTTAGTATACACATGCACTGTGTGTCGG ACGCAAATGCCTGACCCGAAGACCTTTAAACAGCACTTTGAAAGCAAACATCCGAAGTCTCCAATGCCCCCAGAGTTGGCTGGTGTGGAGGCGTAA